Proteins from a single region of Callithrix jacchus isolate 240 chromosome 12, calJac240_pri, whole genome shotgun sequence:
- the JMJD1C gene encoding putative JmjC domain-containing histone demethylation protein 2C isoform X8, whose product MNSQAAVPKQNTHQQQQQRSIRPHKRKGSDSSIPDEEKMKEEKYDYISRGENPKGKNKHLMNKRRKPEEDEKKLNMKRLRTDNVSDFSESSDSENSSKRIIDNSSEQKPENELKNKNTSNINGEEGKPHNNEKSGEETLKDNQSPWDQIQEDKTHEEAEKQKSVDTQLQEDMIIHSSEQSTPSDHNPNDLLPQECNMEKTRTVELLPKEKFVSRPPTPKCVIDITNDTNLEKVAQENSSTFGLQTLQKMDPNVSDSKHSIANAKFLEITKQDSDQSWVSEVVKVDLTQSSVINASSGNDNLNMEKEKYVSYISTLSAVSVMEDKLHKRSPPPETIKSKLNTSVDTHKIKSSPSPEVVKPKITHSPDSVKSKATYVNNQPTGERRLANKIEHELSRCSFHPIPTRSSTLETTKSPLIIDKNEHFTVYRDPALIGSETGANHISPFLSQHPFPLHSSSHRTCLNPGTHHPALTPAPHLLAGSSSQTPLPTINTHPLTSGPHHAVHHPHLLPTVLPGVPTASLLGGHPRLESAHASSLSHLALAHQQQQQLLQHQSPHLLGQAHPSASYNQLGLYPIIWQYPNGTHAYSGLGLPSSKWVHPENAVNAEASLRRNSPSPWLHQPTPVTSADGIGLLSHIPVRPSSAEPHRPLKITAHSSPPLTKTLADHHKEELERKAFMEPLRSVASTSTKNDLDLNRAQTGKDCHLHRHFVDPVLNQLQRPPQETGERLNKYKEEHRRILQESIDVAPFTTKIKGLEGERENYSRVASSSSSPKSHVIKQDTDVERSVSDLYKMKHSVPQSLPQSNYFTTLSNSVVNEPPRSYPSKEVSNIYSDKQSNALAVAAANPQTLTSFITSLSKPPPLIKHQPESEGLVGKIPEHLPHQIASHSVTAFRNDCRSPTHLTVSSTNTLRSMPALHRAPVFHPPIHHSLERKEGSYSSLSPPTLTPVMPVNAGGKVQESQKPPTLIPEPKDSQANFKSSSEQSLTEMWKPNNNLSKEKTEWHVEKSSGKLQAAMASVIVRPSSSTKTDSMPAVQLASKDRVSERSSAGAHKTDCLKPAEAGETGRIILPNVNSDSVHTKSEKNFQAVSQGSVPSSVMSAVNTMCNTKTDVITSVAATTSVSSWGGSEVTSSLSNTILAPTSSECTSSKSISQPVAQTQECKVSTTAPVILASSKTGSVVQPSSGFSGTTDFIHLKKHKAALAAAQYKSSNVSETESNAIKYQTSSASLPLDSTVICSTINKANSVGNGQASQTSQPNYHTKLKKAWLTRHSEEDKNTNKMENSGNSVSEIIKPCSVNLIASTSGDIQNSVDSKIIVDKYIKDDKVNRRKAKRTYESGSESGDSDESESKSEQRTKRQPKPTYKKKQNDLQKRKTEIEEDLKPNGVLSRSAKEKSKLKLQSNSTTGIPRSVLKDWRKVKKLKQTGESFLQDDSCCEIGPNLQKCRECRLIRSKKGEEPAHSPVFCRFYYFRRLSFSKNGVVRIDGFSSPDQYDEEAMSLWTHENYEDDELDIETSKYILDIIGDKFCQLVTSEKTALSWVKKDAKIAWKRAVRGVREMCDACEATLFNIHWVCQKCGFVVCLDCYKAKERKSSRDKELYAWMKCVKGQPHDHKHLMPTQIIPGSILTDLLDAMHTLREKYGIKSHCHCTNKQNLQVGNFPAMNGVSQVLQNVLNHGNKISLCMPESQQQNTPQKSEKNGSSSPESDVGTDNKLTPPESQSPLHWLADLAEQKAREEKKENKELTLEKQIKEEREQDNSESPNGRTSPLVSQNNEQGSTLRDLLTTTAGKLRVGSTDAGIAFAPVYSMGAPSSKSGRTMPNILDDIIASVVENKIPPSKTSKINVKPELKEEPEESRISAVDENNKLYSDIPHSWICEKHILWLKDYKNSNNWKLFKECWKQGQPAVVSGVHKKMNISLWKAESISLDFGDHQADLLNCKDSIISNANVKEFWDGFEEVSKRQKNKSGETVVLKLKDWPSGEDFKTMMPTRYEDLLKSLPLPEYCNPEGKFNLASHLPGFFVRPDLGPRLCSAYGVVAAKDHDIGTTNLHIEVSDVVNILVYVGIAKGNGILSKAGILKKFEEEDLDDILRKRLKDSSEIPGALWHIYAGKDVDKIREFLQKISKEQGLEVLPEHDPIRDQSWYVNKKLRQRLLEEYGVRTCTLIQFLGDAIVLPAGALHQVQNFHSCIQVTEDFVSPEHLVESFHLTQELRLLKEEINYDDKLQVKNILYHAVKEMVRTLKIHEDEVEDMEEN is encoded by the exons ATGAACTCACAAGCTGCTGTACCAAAACAGAATACGCAccagcaacagcaacaaagaaGTATCCGTCCACATAAGAGGAAGGGCTCAGATAGCAGTATACCAGATGAAGAGAAGATGAAGGAggaaaaatatgattatatatcaCGAGGAG AAAATCctaaaggtaaaaacaaacacttgatgaataaaagaaggaaacctgaggaagatgaaaagaaactaaatatGAAAAGACTTCGAACTGACAATGTTTCAGACTTTTCTGAGAGCAGTGACTCAGAAAATTCAAGTAAGAGAATAATAGATAATTCCTCAGAACAGAAGCCAGAGaatgaattgaaaaataaaaatacttcaaatatAAATGGAGAAGAAGGAAAACCCCATAATAATGAGAAGTCAGGAGAAGAGACCCTAAAAGATAACCAGTCTCCCTGGGATCAAATACAGGAAGATAAAACACATGAAGAAGCAGAGAAGCAGAAGTCTGTTGACACTCAGCTTCAAGAAGATATGATTATCCATTCATCAGAACAGTCCACACCTTCTGATCATAATCCTAATGATTTACTTCctcaggaatgtaatatggaaaaaACACGTACAGTGGAATTACTACCAAAGGAGAAGTTTGTATCCAGACCACCCACACCAAAATGTGTTATTGATATTACAAATGACACTAATTTAGAAAAGGTGGCTCAGGAAAACTCAAGTACCTTTGGCCTTCAGACACTTCAGAAAATGGATCCTAATGTTAGTGATTCAAAACACTCTATTGCAAATGCAAAATTCTTGGAAATAACAAAACAAGATTCTGATCAGAGCTGGGTCAGTGAGGTAGTTAAAGTGGATTTAACCCAATCAAGTGTTATAAATGCTTCTTCAGGAAATGATAACTTGAACATGGAAAAAGAGAAGTATGTCTCTTATATTTCTACTTTAAGTGCAGTTTCTGTCATGGAAGATAAGCTGCATAAGCGAAGTCCACCTCCAGAGACTATAAAATCTAAACTTAATACTTCAGTAGATACTCACAAGATAAAATCCAGTCCCTCACCTGAAGTTGTTAAACCCAAAATAACTCATTCTCCTGATTCTGTAAAGTCTAAGGCCACTTATGTGAACAACCAACCTACTGGTGAAAGAAGACTGGCAAATAAGATAGAACATGAGCTATCAAGATGCAGTTTTCATCCAATTCCTACTCGAAGCAGTACATTAGAAACTACAAAGAGTCCTCTTATCATTGATAAAAATGAGCATTTTACAGTTTACAGAGATCCTGCACTTATTGGGTCAGAAACAGGAGCTAATCATATTTCACCTTTCCTAAGCCAGCATCCTTTTCCTCTTCACTCTTCATCTCATAGAACCTGTTTAAATCCAGGTACCCATCATCCTGCCTTAACTCCTGCACCCCACTTACTAGCCGGATCATCCAGTCAAACTCCATTACCTACCATTAACACTCACCCTCTGACTAGTGGTCCACACCATGCTGTCCATCACCCTCATTTACTTCCCACTGTGTTACCTGGAGTGCCTACTGCCTCCTTACTTGGTGGCCACCCACGACTAGAGAGTGCTCATGCCAGCAGCTTGAGCCACTTAGCACTAGCACACCAGCAACAACAACAGTTGTTACAGCACCAGTCACCTCATCTTCTTGGACAAGCCCATCCTTCTGCTTCATATAATCAGCTTGGACTTTATCCAATTATTTGGCAGTATCCAAATGGAACACATGCATACTCAGGACTTGGTTTGCCTTCTTCTAAGTGGGTTCACCCAGAAAATGCAGTTAATGCTGAGGCTTCATTAAGGAGG aattcTCCCAGTCCTTGGCTACATCAGCCCACCCCTGTGACCTCAGCAGATGGTATTGGATTACTTAGTCACATTCCTGTCAGACCTTCCAGTGCAGAGCCTCATCGGCCTCTTAAAATTACAGCCCATTCCAGTCCACCATTGACAAAAACTTTAGCAGATCATCATAAGGA AGAATTGGAAAGGAAAGCTTTTATGGAACCACTACGGTCTGTTGCATCCACATCAACAAAAAATGACCTGGATCTAAATCGGGCACAGACTGGAAAAGATTGTCACTTACATAGGCATTTTGTGGATCCAGTATTAAATCAATTACAGAGGCCACCCCAGGAGACTGGAGAGAGATTAAACAAATACAAAGAGGAACACCGTCGAATTCTTCAAGAAAGTATTGATGTTGCTCCCTTTACAACTAAAATCAAGGGACTTGAGGGTGAAAGAGAGAATTATTCCAGAGTGGCATCATCATCTTCCAGTCCTAAAAGCCATGTCATCAAACAAGATACAGATGTAGAACGCTCAGTATCAGATCTTTATAAAATGAAGCACTCAGTGCCTCAGAGTTTACCCCAAAGTAACTATTTCACTACATTGTCTAATAGTGTGGTCAATGAACCACCAAGATCATACCCATCCAAAGAAGTTTCAAATATTTACAGTGATAAACAGAGTAATGCCCTTGCAGTGGCAGCAGCTAATCCTCAAACTCTGACTTCATTTATAACATCTCTTTCAAAGCCTCCACCTTTGATTAAACACCAACCAGAAAGTGAAGGTTTAGTAGGCAAGATACCGGAGCATCTTCCACATCAGATTGCATCTCACTCAGTAACAGCCTTCAGAAATGATTGTAGGAGTCCTACCCATTTGACAGTTTCTTCTACAAATACACTCCGCAGTATGCCTGCATTACATAGAGCACCAGTATTTCACCCACCAATCCATCACAgcctggaaagaaaggaaggtagCTATAGTAGCCTTTCCCCTCCAACTTTAACTCCAGTGATGCCAGTAAATGCTGGTGGGAAAGTTCAAGAATCGCAGAAGCCTCCAACTCTAATACCCGAGCCAAAAGACTCTCAGGcaaattttaagagttcttcagAACAGAGTTTGACAGAGATGTGGAAACCTAATAATAACCTCAGCAAAGAGAAAACCGAATGGCATGTGGAGAAAAGCAGCGGAAAGTTACAGGCTGCAATGGCATCTGTCATTGTGCGTCCATCTtctagtacaaaaacagatagCATGCCAGCAGTGCAGTTAGCTTCTAAAGATCGAGTTAGTGAAAGATCTTCAGCTGGGGCACATAAAACAGATTGCCTCAAACCAGCAGAAGCTGGAGAAACTGGAAGAATCATTTTGCCAAATGTGAATTCAGACAGTGTTCacacaaaatctgaaaaaaacttTCAGGCTGTCTCACAGGGCAGTGTTCCCAGTTCAGTCATGTCTGCTGTAAATACAATGTGTAATACCAAAACGGATGTCATCACATCTGTTGCCGCTACTACCAGTGTTTCCAGCTGGGGTGGTTCAGAAGTAACTTCATCTCTATCAAATACCATTTTGGCCCCTACATCATCAGAATGTACATCTTCAAAAAGTATCAGTCAGCCAGTGGCTCAAACACAAGAATGCAAGGTCAGCACCACAGCTCCAGTTATATTAGCCAGTAGTAAGACAGGAAGTGTTGTTCAGCCCAGTTCTGGGTTCTCAGGCACAACTGATTTTATCCATTTGAAAAAGCACAAGGCAGCACTGGCTGCAGCTCAGTATAAAAGTAGTAATGTTAGTGAGACTGAATCTAATGCTATAAAATATCAGACATCTTCAGCCTCCCTTCCTCTGGATAGCACTGTAATCTGTAGTACAATTAACAAAGCAAACTCTGTAGGAAATGGGCAAGCTTCCCAGACAAGTCAACCAAACTACCATACTAAACTGAAAAAGGCCTGGCTCACCAGACATtcagaagaagataaaaatactaataaaatggaaaattcaggGAATTCTGTATCAGAAATTATTAAGCCATGTTCTGTCAACTTAATAGCCTCTACATCTGGTGATATACAAAATAGTGTAGATAGTAAGATCATagttgataaatatataaaagatgatAAAGTCAATAGGAGGAAAGCCAAAAGAACTTATGAATCTGGCTCTGAAAGTGGAGACTCAGATGAAAGCGAAAGCAAGTCAGAGCAAAGGACTAAAAGGCAACCAAAGCCAACttacaaaaagaagcaaaatgatttgcagaagagaaaaactgaaatagaAGAAGATTTGAAACCCAATGGAGTTCTAAGCAGGAGtgccaaagaaaaaagtaaattgaaGTTGCAAAGCAACAGTACTA CTGGCATTCCTCGTTCAGTATTAAAAGATTGGCGTAAAGTCAAGAAGCTGAAGCAAACTGGGGAATCCTTTTTACAGGATGACTCCTGCTGTGAGATAGGGCCTAATTTACAAAAGTGCCGAGAATGCAGACTTATTCGCAGTAAAAAAGGAGAAGAACCAGCTCACTCACCGGTATTTTGTAGATTTTACTACTTTAGACG aTTGTCATTTAGTAAAAATGGAGTAGTTAGAATAGATGGTTTCTCTTctcctgaccaatatgatgaagaAGCTATGAGTTTGTGGACACATGAAAATTATGAAGATGATGAACTAGATATAGAAACTTCTAAATATATCTTGGATATAATAGGGGATAAGTTCTGTCAATTAGTAACATCTGAAAAAACAGCTTTGTCGTGGGTGAAAAAGGATG ccaaaattgcctggaaaagagCAGTGAGAGGAGTCCGGGAGATGTGTGATGCATGTGAAGCAACATTGTTTAACATTCACTGGGTCTGCCAAAAATGTGGATTTGTGGTCTGCTTAGATTGTTACAaggcaaaggaaaggaagagtTCTAGAG ATAAAGAACTATATGCTTGGATGAAGTGTGTGAAGGGACAGCCTCATGATCACAAACATTTAATGCCAACCCAAATTATACCTGGTTCTA ttttgacAGATCTTCTAGATGCCATGCACACTCTTAGGGAAAAATATGGTATTAAATCTCATTGTCATTGTACTAACAAACAGAATTTACAAGTTGGAAATTTTCCTGCAATGAATGGTGTATCTCAA GTTTTACAGAATGTTCTTAATCATGGTAATAAAATTTCTCTGTGCATGCCTGAGTCTCAGCAGCAAAATACTCCTCAGAAGTCTGAGAAAAATGGCAGCAGCAGCCCAGAGAGTGATGTAGGCACAGATAACAAGTTAACTCCTCCAGAATCCCAGTCACCACTGCACTGGTTAGCAGATCTTGCAGAGCAAAAagccagagaggaaaaaaaag aaaacaaagaacttacccttgaaaaacaaattaaagaagagagagaacaagacaACTCTGAATCTCCAAATGGCAGAACATCACCTCTTGTGTCCCAGAATAATGAACAAGGCTCAACCTTACGGGATTTGCTGACTACAACAGCTGGAAAGCTACGTGTGGGTTCTACAGATGCTGGCATTGCCTTTGCCCCAGTATATTCAATGGGAGCTCCA AGTAGCAAAAGTGGACGGACTATGCCTAACATTCTTGATGACATAATTGCTTCagttgttgaaaacaaaattccacCAAGTAAAACctccaaaataaatgtaaaaccagAGCTTAAAGAAGAGCCTGAAGAAAGCAGAATATCTGCAGtggatgaaaataataaattgtacAGTGATATACCACATTCTTGGATCTGTGAGAAGCATATTTTATGGCTTAAGGATTATAAGAATAGCAATAATTGGAAACTTTTCAAAGAATGTTGGAAACAAGGACAG cctGCAGTGGTTTCTGGTGTGcataagaaaatgaacattagCCTATGGAAGGCGGAATCAATTAGTCTTGATTTTGGAGACCACCAAGCTGATCTCCTGAACTGCAAAGATAGCATCATTTCAAATGCCAATGTTAAGGAATTCTGGGATGGTTTTGAAGAAGTTTCAA AACGGCAGAAAAACAAAAGTGGAGAAACAGttgttttaaaattgaaagaTTGGCCTTCAGGAGAAGACTTCAAGACTATGATGCCAACAAG ATACGaagatcttttaaaaagtctACCATTGCCAGAATATTGTAATCCAGAAGGAAAATTCAATTTGGCCTCTCATTTGCCAGGATTTTTTGTACGTCCTGATCTAGGACCCAGGTTGTGCAGTGCCTATG GTGTAGTTGCTGCTAAAGATCATGATATAGGAACGACAAATCTCCATATTGAAGTTTCTGATGTTGTAAATATTCTAGTCTATGTTGGCATAGCAAAAGGAAATGGCATTCTCTCAAAAGCAG